A portion of the Cryptomeria japonica chromosome 5, Sugi_1.0, whole genome shotgun sequence genome contains these proteins:
- the LOC131048771 gene encoding ankyrin repeat-containing protein ITN1-like: MIIPDIYGAIPLHSAVHGGDADTVSLIAKKNLSWRFCINWFDKSLMTKKDKFGRCAVHLAAIKGDQVMMDKFLTEMPYCTEVRSSDLKTALHFAVEHNQFEIVKKLLPQDKTAEMAELLKYDRDISGNTLLHLAIINGGDPELVEYLLPFVNVKAINNEGFRAIDKAAPATFTKITGILKEVGGSRSFIANSRPLNSMEFKQESTVPEKILDVDTLVASLIATVTFAAIFTVPGGIDEDDNGTAPTSSAAASTHTGVARMVLQTLFKVFLFSDSLAMFSSLSVVIAWLFRERLQTKLFADHSLLPKLSVLSLGTSIISTGLAFLSATILVTIPRNSKKMDDHYEYELLLWGEILTAFSAPALSLILLSILWAIEYNFKATVEIQARLKKQIKETLIYIIPPLAIVLGIIIGYGYNYFSTS; encoded by the exons ATGATTATTCCTGATATTTACGGTGCCATTCCATTGCATTCTGCTGTTCATGGGGGCGACGCAGATACTGTGAGTCTAATTGCAAAGAAAAATCTAAGTTGGAGATTTTGTATAAATTGGTTTGACAAGAGCTTAATGACAAAGAAGGATAAGTTTGGAAGGTGTGCAGTTCATTTAGCAGCAATAAAGGGTGATCAAGTGATGATGGATAAATTCCTGACAGAAATGCCATATTGTACCGAAGTTCGTAGTTCAGATCTTAAAACTGCTCTACACTTTGCTGTAGAACACAATCAATTTGAGATAGTGAAGAAGCTACTCCCTCAAGACAAGACAGCAGAAATGGCAGAACTACTGAAATATGACCGAGACATCTCTGGAAATACACTGCTACACTTGGCCATCATTAATGGAGGGGATCCAGAG CTTGTAGAATATCTTTTACCATTTGTAAATGTGAAAGCCATTAATAATGAAGGGTTTAGAGCAATTGACAAAGCTGCTCCTGCAACTTTTACCAAGATCACAGGGATTTTAAAAGAGGTCGGAGGATCTCGAAGTTTTATAGCAAATTCCAGACCTTTGAATTCAATGGAATTCAAACAAGAGAGCACTGTACCTGAAAAAATATTGGATGTGGACACACTGGTGGCATCACTCATTGCCACCGTTACATTTGCAGCCATTTTTACTGTGCCAGGTGGAATTGACGAGGACGATAATGGAACTGCCCCTACATCAAGCGCCGCTGCCTCTACACATACTGGAGTTGCTCGAATGGTATTGCAAACCCTTTTTAAAGTGTTTTTGTTCTCTGATAGCCTTGCCATGTTTTCCTCCCTCTCCGTTGTTATTGCCTGGTTATTTCGAGAACGGTTGCAAACAAAGCTTTTTGCAGACCATTCATTATTGCCCAAGTTATCAGTTTTGAGCTTGGGGACTTCTATAATCTCTACGGGGCTTGCATTCTTGAGTGCAACCATCCTAGTTACAATTCCCCGGAATTCTAAAAAAATGGATGATCATTATGAATATGAATTGTTGTTATGGGGTGAGATATTGACAGCTTTTTCTGCACCAGCACTTTCGCTCATTTTGCTGTCAATATTGTGGGCTATCGAGTATAATTTCAAAGCTACTGTGGAAATCCAAGCCCGACTtaagaaacaaatcaaagaaaccCTCATCTATATAATTCCACCTCTTGCTATTGTATTGGGAATTATTATTGGCTACGGATATAACTATTTTTCTACCAGTTGA